The following DNA comes from Rosa rugosa chromosome 5, drRosRugo1.1, whole genome shotgun sequence.
tctaccaaatgttgggaaatcttatgagcgaatttgagagtaactcataagtgtctatatatatatatgagagtgagggatcttatgagctaaattgagagtaactcataagtgtctacatatatatatgagagtgagtgatcttatgagctaaattgagagtaactcataagtgtctatatatatatatgagagtgagaaagtaacgtgggtttgtggtagtcttgaaatctaataaatcaacagttctttcttgtttactcatactggctgtaaaaagcttaccgggttttgtgttgttgcaactcccggtacactattcaaattgtgtagcgggtaatcctacaggacaggagaaccaggacggtgatcgtgcggttagagcaattgttagagttttacaacaattgtaagttgtgaggtgtgttatgctcatttgagctttataatatattgtgagagtgaattgtaataatgaactcgaagtttcgagatttggattttgtaattgtaattattcaggtttcggatttgaatttatcattcaaaatccggggcgtgacaatgtAAGCCAGCTCTAGCGTGTAGATAATGATCTCTTACCAAGTATCTGATATGTGACCAAATTGCTACCCATTTCATCAAAAATCAAACTAATCCATATTGTGAGTCTACCCACAAAACTCATACCGGTTTGTTTTTCCCTCTATATGTTAAAAAGATCTAAAATTTTGGCTTACTTAAAGTCACGGGTCACAAAGACTTGAAATTTTTTGGACCAAAAAAGACCAAGATCGAGATTAGGAAATAACATCCAAAACAGTAGAGACAAGAACTTGAATTGAAGAACAGAGTAGGTGAATCTTGAATCCGATAGTGTAACATTAGCTGTGCTGCTTAACAACATATATGAACTGGCCTTATATATTGGGTATATCAAGTACCAGTAAAACATGCTTTTTGAACTTAATATTTGTACATTGCAGTTAACTGATCATATATATTGAGTTGTAGATTTTAACCTGATCGAATTAAGCATATTTATGTATGAGTTTATCTGTTTAGAATTCAAATTCAAAGTTATGGTTATTCAGACAAATTGGATTAAGACAGGAAGTTACTTTGACAAGGAAGTTCCTTGATGGAAGGAATTGTCATATAACTGTAAATGTCAGTTTATAAAACTGAAGCCTCCATTGATTTTGATCCCTGCTAGAACACAGAACCATTCTCATTCTGTTTTGTCCCATCAAGCAAATTAGAGAAGATACAATCTATATCTAGGAGAAGACAAAACACCAGCCAACCAAGTTAAATCACAAAATCTGCATTTTCATTCTTATACATTTGATCTAACATCTGTGCTAGTTTGCTTTCGTTACAAGTTTCATGTACTTGATTTTTCTAACAAATGGTATCAAAGCACCTATGTTCAGATTTAGATTGATATATGtttaattttgtatttggtTGGTATTCTGGGATTCAACATGCAGTGATGTAAAATTGCAGATAGGTTGTAAACATCATGTTATTTATCCTATGTCAAATTAATGATAAATATAACACTATTTATTGTCAATTGTTTAAAGTTCATGATTATATCTAAATATTTGTGTTGATTATATCTGTATTCATAGTCTACTGCATATTTGATATAAGTACCTAATGTTGCCACAGTAGGCATGTCTATATTGATATATGCAATGGATCAAGTAACATTCTTtcaaatgtatatatatatatatatatatatatatatatatatatatatatatatatatgcagataAAGATCTGATGAATGACTAGCTTAAGTTCAAAACTTCATTCTAGCAATGCATTTTCCCATGAgcatcaatcaaattgaattgCTCAATGGACTGAATTTCAAGAAATGGAAGGGAGACATAGAGCTCAACCTAGGTATTATGGATTTTAACCATGTTTTGAAGGAAGATCCACCTGCTGAATTACCTGCAATAGCATCCAAGGAAGCCAAAGACATGTATCAACAATGGCATAACCACAACAGGATGGCACTGATCTGCATAAAGAAGAGCATGACTGATGCAGTCAAGGGAGGAATACCAGATTCTGAGTTTGCCAAAGTCTACTTTAATTCAATTGTTGAGAAGTACAAGGTTTCTGACAAGGCTGAGATTAGCACATTGCTGAATGCATTGACCGGAATAAAATACAATGGACATGGAAGCATAAGACAGTACATTATGAAGGGGATTGACATTGCAGGAAAGCTGAAaggcctgaacatgaacattgATGATCCTTTTCTAGTGCATATGAATTAGCACATTGCTGAATGCACTGACCGGGATGAAACTGAAATTTgataatgataaaagaggttaAGGGTAAATTAGGTCTGTAAAATTTGAACATATAGTATTAAGAGCAAATTACCATTACCTACACTTTTAGCCCATAAATTACCATCAGCACACGCCTGTTGCTAGTGTGCAAGGCCCATGCACTAGTGTGAAACTTGGACACTATATCATTTATCTCTAGCTTTGCTGCTTTCACATACAAGTTGCTTTGAATTTCACATCTTCTCTCATGGTGAAGAAATTTCTCCAGCAGGATTTCCTCATGTGCTTGAGGCTCTCTTTGATTTCCTTTTCAATTTATAGCACATTGTCTACGTAAACACTTCTATCCCTGACTCCTTGGTCATCTACAACTTGTTGTATATAGTTTAGGATATATATGCTCCACAGTCAAACTACAAAATGATAAAGAAATCTAAGTGAAGGTATTCATTTAGTTAAAGCTACTGACATTCAGTAagataagtaaaaaaaaaaaatcttccagATACTTTGTTGCAAGCATAGTACATATAGTAGCAAATTAACATTGCGTCCTCTTCTTTTATTGCAGCAGCTTTTCACTTTGTCATTGCGATTAATCTGTGTATATGATATGTGAATATATGAGTATtgctaaaaattaaaattattgaCCTTCAGTAAAACATCTTTATGAGTATTGACCCTCAGTAGCTTACACATGAAAGTCATATGTTATGTATTTACACAATCATGCAGTATAAATAATAGGATTGTAAGGAAATCAAAAGATGCATCCCACATTTTCAAAGCAATGAATTATATAGATGCTAGAAACCAACAACTTTAAGGAAATTTTGAAGCTATTGAAACACATCTCAGTAGGGTACTGACCTTCAAAAGCTAACTCAATTCCACTCAAATATGAACTCTGATGTTGACCACAAAGGAACCAAGATATTAAGTGCAGATATGTTACCATAAAAATTTGAACTCTTCCATTTTATCAAGGAAAAGAAGGATACTGATCCTTAATACCACATTGCACACATTGCACATTTTAATGCTACAAACCCTCAAAACTCAGGTTTTACTCACTCCAAACAGACTGTTGCTACTCAATCCTCACTAGCTTTAACTACAATAGAAATTTTAATGCTACTGACCCTCAAAACTTAGGTTTTGCTAGAGCCAAATAGGCTACTACTACTTAATTCTGACTAGCTTTAACTGCAATTAAAATTTTAATGCTACTGACCATCAAAATGATGTCCTCAAGCCAAAGAGGCTACTGCTACTCAATTCTTACTAGCTTTAACCGAAGTTGAAATTTTAATGCTACATACTGACCCTCAAAACTCATGTTTTACTCAAGCCAAATTGGCTACTGCTACTCAATCCTCACTAGCTTTAACTGCAATAGAAATTTTAATATTACCGACCTTCAAAACTATTCAATCAAGCCCAACAAGCTACTGGTACTCAATCCTCACTAGCTTTAACGATCTAATTGAAATTTCAATGCTATTGACCCTCAAAACTTAGGTTTTTCTCAAACCAAACAGGCTACTGCTACTCACTCTTCACTATGCTTAActgcaattgaaatttttttcacCATTTTTAAATAGTTTCATGCATCTTCTCATCGTAACCCAGCCCTAACTGTACTATATCAGAAAGTTAATTAGATCTCAAACCTAGTAACCTAGCCGCATAAATTTGTTATTCACTTACTTTGGATTTCTCagtaaccaaaccaaaccaaacaatCAATTAGTAATCAGAGACTATAtctattgaccctcaataactAGAAATTTCTTTGGCTACTGACCTTCAAGGCCTGGCGCTGCCGGAGCCTCAATTTGTTGCTTCGCACTGGAGCCTcgttgtcacgcccctgatttttaacacaaataaaatcgatatataaccccataattatacatgcgtgaacgttcagccatcaataccaaatatctggaaaactttttcccttatacaacatacatattgatgccccgAACCCACTATGTCCATGTTGacccgctccacagagtcatatattacataagcttacgaattaaattgtcaacaacaaaataataagtaaatgctcctcagagctcactacaagcggaagtcataacaacggtaaagtcacaaaattggcttcctaccgtaatgctGCCAGCACGGTAAAGTCACACATATAGCAATTGTccagctgatcatcacacagatttcaccggTCATCACTCAAATAGCCATCATCCAGCAAGTCATCACATAGATTCCGCTAGTCATCACAGAGATAGTattcatcacaaagattcatcacattAATCTCAACATtgcacaaatattcctacacaaacTTCAcatagcaatcatcacaaagattcaatacactgatttcaacgattcattacacaaatattcctacacaagcttcacatagcaatcatcacaaagattcaataCTTAATTTCACTATTTTCGACGATACTGAACCCAATACGTCCTATGCTGCCCATAACACAACAAttgcaccaatacatatatatatttcacgtaaatatatatatgcgtagtcatccactcaggaatgccactaataccaactatagtcatgGTTAAactaataactccaagacaatatggtaattatgctcatAACAcatatcgtgagatttactcaccttgaaactcCTGCTGcatcttcaatacagaacaaagcagccaaaccacCCAAATTAGCTGTCCAAAGAATACATCGCCACGTACCTAAGGAATTACAGCTCTGATTCAATTAACGAATCACaaagaataacgttcgaaaccctaaatcgaaccaaaattcccaaagtgacgccaattaaagcgaaaccacatccgagaccacccaatgtctccggaatacttccacgatcgatatgtccaaaccacaagtcgatcgaatgctcggatcctcacggatcgaataaattcaccgataggaaacggtaaaaatcataacaaattcattcgaactccaaaatttgcatattatatatcaaaacgctcgtatcaacgagtagaacatatataatacaaaAAACAGTTCCCTACATGGCCGGAAAGCCAccagaacgccgccacaggaggtggcgcaccgccgtcggccaaaactcattatttcccaaaactcccaacatcaaaaagtttcatctaagcatgcttgtgaattttcataactagctcgaagtcagaaaacaagcataaaggatcgaaaactacctcacaagccgtggattactgttcaatccgagttgaaccaagtttcacgtaaatcgatccaaacaaccaccaaggatcgatcaaggaggctgctctgagctcaacTAAGAAGACTTGAAGCCTTGCCGACGCCGGAGATTGGAGaaccgatcgggttcgaaaacACCCAACTGCGCTGCCTTGCTGCGCCGTACACGGTGGCTATCGCCGCAAGAGGATGCCACAGagacgaccagacggaggagacgaATCGGTCTGTGCAGGTTTCAAGGCTAGAGGTCGCCAGAgatcgccggaaaagccgggtcggatcGGCCGGtcccgggtcgggtcagtcggatatttttgtttctgaaggtgtagccgagagagaagaaagagagaaaggatatcagtttccggaaatggaaaccaaatgaaaatagtaaatttcccactcgggaaacttctatttataccaaaatggaaacttcattcctcatacgaactccgattttcgtgttccacatgtccacgaactcgtattgacatgctctacaactttcgtgaaggacgttttcggagaatctcaacgaaTAAAAAGCCAACCCTTGTGCCCTCCCTAAAATGGCGCttcctgaataattattcgcccgaaacacttccgctccatccacgagccacgaaatcgtccaataaccactaattaaattccggaaaataataacgaatttccggggtactaCACTCGCTTTGTACATTGCTTTGTCTCGGGGGCCTCTCTTTGTTGCTTTGCCGCTGAAATGGAAGAGATGTTTCGATTTTGGGGAGATAGGGATTTGACGGGTTTGGTTTTGGGATAAAACTGAAATGAAGGTTGTGGCAATTATCGTAATTAATTAGAACTTACTGTGcctttttatttttgtgcaaACTGGCAGTTACTGTGCTATGACTGCATGGGATACAAATTATAAATCTTGCTTGTGGGAAGAAACTATAGCCGATTGTAGTTAATGGTAAAAAGCTCTAATATTAATTAGACTCATTAGCTCGATAAGGAAGATTTGCTAATGTAAATTGGGTGtataatgaaagaaaaatatatgtgggtttttcctaataCATTACTAGAGAATTgggcttatatctatttttttcTAAACTTTATAATTAATTGCTCTAAATAAGTTTGGCATTTGTTTTCCCTGCTTTGTTTCTTTGGCTTTCTCAATTGTATAAATTCGGTCAGAGAAGTTTTAGATCAgaagaatttcaaattcaagTTCATTAGCGTTGGTGGTGATACCTAATTTCCAATTTGACAAGACAACGCCAGGAATCGATTTTATACATGTTAAGTACAGATCACAGTCCATCAAGTCCAAAAACAACGAAAACAAAATAGACACAGACATTTGGCTAGATTATTCTGTTTCATTTGGAAATCTCTAGGGGGTACACTCAGAAATGTGTTCTGTTTCATCTTCCCCTTTGATCAAATTCGATGATGTGGATACTCTTGAGGTTACTTCCATAGAAACAGAGGAATCAACTTGAGCAATGTGACTATTGAAGGAGAGCAATTCCCTAGTATGTTCCCAAATCCTCTCATACACAACGCCCTCGTACTTGGCCACCGATGAGTTATCCGTGACGGCGATGACGAGCTTGTAATTCTCGCCGGGGACGACTTGAGTCTCACCCTTCACCAAGCTCTGTAACTCCAGCTTCTTCCCGGATTTCTTGTTGTACTCCGACACCGCGAACTCCGCGATCTCCTTCACGTGGGGGTCGTTGATGTCCTCAATCAAAGCAGAGGAACAAATCTCCTCAATTTTTTTGTCGCCAACGAGAACACTCACAACTTCAGACATAGTAGGCCTCAGAGTTGGCGATATATTGATGCACTTTACTGCTAAATTCAAGATGATGATGGCTTGTTTTGCATCATACTTATTAGACAAGGTTTTATCAACCAAGTCCACCAGCTTTCCTTTTCGCTGTAAATCACAAGCCTGCAATTCCACACACAACATAGAAGTCATGTTAAATGAGATCATAGCCTTACAACATAATTTGGACAAACAAAAAGAAGGCAGAAAAGCATGGCGATGCCATTTTTGCTTACCGTGTCTAAAAGAAATTCAGTTTCCTGGCTATCTCGCTTGTGTCCTGCATTTTTCCTTCCACTAACAGTTTCAAGTATAACCACCCCAAAACTGTAGACATCAGCTTTGGATGTCACAACTCCTCGAACATACTCAGGTGCCATATATCCCCTGCAGAAAACAAGAGGTAACTTATCATTACACCAAGTCGAAGATTGCAGTAAGCATATATATAAAGTGGCAGGGAGTAGGTACTGTTCTATAGTTTCACTTACTCTGGCATTTCTACtttgatgaacttgaattgatCATCTTCGGTGTAAAGGCTTGCCAATCCAAAGTCTGATATTTTAGCCTTGAGGTTTCCATCGAGAAGAATATTAGCTGATTTAATGTCCCTGTGAACCATCTTCAGCCTGGGATGCTCATGTAGATACACCAATCCCCTAGCTATTCCCAAGCAAATGTTAAACCTAGCTTCCCAATCAAGTTTCAGTTTGGACTTTGGGTCTGCCACCATACAGTCACTACATCAATGTATTTTCTCCAAAATAATTATAATATTAGAACAGAAAAACATATAATAAGGGGctgataaaattaaaaattaccaAATAAGGCGTGTGCAAGGGACTTATTTTGCATATATTCATAGATGAGCAAATGCAGGCCTTTTGTGTTGTAAACGTCCAGCAACTGAACAAGGTTCTCTTGACTCATTGATTTTAAGTTATAAAACTCATTTTTCAATTGAATGATCCTTTCCTCTGAATGAGAGGAAAGTTTCTTCACAGCTACAATTTTCCCTTGCACTTCAGCCTGCACACAATTGCAACCAAACAAATGAAATACATTCTTAATTAAGTCCATTTCTCCTAAAGAACTGAATTTGCAAGTTAAAGGTCGCAAATTTGAAGCTGAAACTCCATAATAAAAACAAGGGCAGAGAAAATTAGATACCTTGTAAACGGTTCCAAAACCCCCTTGACCAATCTCGTTCCTCTGGCTAAAATTCCGAGTAGCATCTTTTAATTGTTTGAGGGTGACGGGCTTTTCAAGACCTATATCTATTTCTGTTCCATGAACAAATGATTAGAGATGTAAGCTAAAGTTCAGTAACAATTCTTGAAAGAGCGAATACTTGTCAACTGTTGCTAGCCAGTATACAATATATACGCTACCTTGTAAGTGATCTGTACCCAGCCATCCCATCATCCAGGCAAAAAGCAATAAAAGCAACACAAAAACTATGATTGAAGCCACAGTAATGAGCGCTATGTGTAGAGGTGATAGTTGTTTGTGTAGCTTGTACTCTGATTTCTCGTTTCAATGTTGAATGATCATCCGGACAAGTGAAATAAAATGTAAGTTTGTTATGATTATACCTTGgatatgcatataaataggtAGTGTTACCTTAGGACTAGATATCCAAATATAGATTGGCATGTACAAgaaggaaattaattaattagtaagtATTGACCTGGAGTTACGGATATAGCAGATATGAGAGGTCCCTGATCAAGCCCTTCTCCAGCCGAGTAGAAGTGGATCTCTAATGTACTATCATTTACATTAACAGCCGTGAAATTTTCTTGATATACGTTATTCGGACCTCCTGCCTTGTCCATAATGTTGAAATCCTTTAGTTTCCTCTCACCCTGCAGCAACCAATCACCATTCATACTTAATTAGTTCGAATGACAAAGCATGCAACAAAACTAATGCAAATCGGTGGGTGTTGAGTTACAAAACTAGGAAAAACATTACCTGAATGTATACATCAAATACGCGTTTATTTGTACTTCTGTGATCATTATCCTCATCAATGATTTCAGCAAAGTGAAGTGTCACACTGTATTTTCCTCCACGTAAACAGAATCCGTAATATTTTAGAGAGACAGGAGAAGTGCGAGCTCTATCGTATAAATGTGCTTCAGAGGAAAGCCCACATCTCACGCTTTTTAAGAATATACTAGAATTGGAAGCATAGTTTTGGTCGACGGTGCTTCCAGCACTACTCCGAGCCCAATTTCCTTTTGGACTCAGGTAAAACTGCGATGTATCATTATCTTGATCATAAACATTTCCATCAACGATGTCAAATGTTTGCCCACCACCACAATTTATAAACAATGAATGGTCTGAAGAAATTAAAGACATTCactgttaatatatatatatatatatatatataattgttagATATAGATAAACCGAAAGagtttaattcaataaacttacaATTAGGTTTTTCCGGGGGACAATACTTCTCCTTTATTCGAGTTGGGTCCATCCTGTAAGTATAATCGCCACAAGTTATTCTAAATAACTTGATTGTCAAGTTTTTCTAATAGTATAACAGACAAGATAAGGTCATACGTATCCGGTAGACATGTTGAGGAGTTGCAGCAACAGGAAAACAAATTCCTAGGACAATAACAAGAGATATCATGCgattaatatttcaaattatatatatatatatatatatatatatatatatatatatatataatccttACTAATTGAATAGAAAATGCATAGATAATTCCTTACAAGTCTAACTTGGTTGACGGTTTAAAGGTAAGTTTTGAAAAATTATTGTATGAAAGATCcctggaaagaaaagaaatatagatGAGAATATTGTACACCGGAGGTACCTAACAATCTCCTTAATTAACTAGAAAACAAGCTTTTTCTTAAAACATACATCTTActccaaactgcattttgaatCCAATTAGGAACTTCCCCAGTAAGCATATTATTTGAAAAGGACCTGAAGGAGAACATGCATAAAAATATGTTATCAGCAAGTATAAAGGTTGATGAAATTTTCTAAATTTGTGGTTAAACATGTTCATGGGATTTTATACTTTAGAGAGGTAGAGAGTACAAAGTCACGTACAAGTAACTTAAATCTAAGTTTTTCAAAGAATCTGGGATACTACCCGTTAAGCTGTTGAAGCTCAGGTCTCTGCAACACAAAATTAAAAAGGCATAAGACTCAGTTTGGAAGGAGATGAAAAAGGGACCAGAAAAGAGAAATGTTAGAGAGAGGGAGAATTTAATAAAAGATGACATGGCTAAaacatgtttttatttttatttttttttatagttgaAAAGATCATCCATTAGGGAATTAAGCAAGTTGTACAATAATGATTCACCCTTGAGGAGCTGATAGGAAGAGTcattacatagagcacactACTAAGCACACCCCTATATAGAGTGCACTAAAGAACATTCCTAGCatacccaccttttaggattaTGCCCAAGATAAAAAAAACTGGACCTCTGAAGAGGAATAAAATGAAACAAGAAAGTGTCTAATTTTCTTTCCGATCTCCtcacttaaaaaagaaaaaaaaaataggctCGTTATCATTTTGTGAAAAATGAAGAATGACCACAACAAATATAAAAGACAAGCCCTAGAGCCTTTTTGGACACATGTTACGTCCTGTATCTAgacttacccgtttactagtcaatTAAATGGTAAATGATTTAACATCCTTAGTTTTTACTTTCATTTCAAACTTTTATGTCTCCAAGTTTGACTTTCTCTTTGGTCTACATTTATAGAAAACTTCTTCATGAATGTTTTAGAGCATGTTAAGCTGAGTCCGTGGACATG
Coding sequences within:
- the LOC133710492 gene encoding probable LRR receptor-like serine/threonine-protein kinase At1g53420 isoform X3, which produces MKAHFAMEAAMLASTVTAVPAPFATSNIYGSIFRYLNNNQLTGPIPASLGKLSLLFRLDLSNNQLTGSIPASLGNMKFQALSEGWSLDRRVGIEFTLDLSGNQLSGSIPATLGNLTLSSVISDPEAYRLIVKLKQYDSAYVTSSFHMSLSNNQLTGPIPKSLGNLTFADTIDLHGNFLNASIPASLGAVTFLRSLTLGSNSITGTLPKSFANLTSLKTFSVSGNYLSGPLPDFIANWTSITELYLNGNNFQGKIPAGIFNLSHLGILAISDVEDSHFQFPPSTQVTSSFRILILRNCSITGQIPYYIGNMSSLSNLDLSFNSLTGSIPDSLKNLDLSYLSFSNNMLTGEVPNWIQNAVWSKMDLSYNNFSKLTFKPSTKLDLNLFSCCCNSSTCLPDTMDPTRIKEKYCPPEKPNYHSLFINCGGGQTFDIVDGNVYDQDNDTSQFYLSPKGNWARSSAGSTVDQNYASNSSIFLKSVRCGLSSEAHLYDRARTSPVSLKYYGFCLRGGKYSVTLHFAEIIDEDNDHRSTNKRVFDVYIQGERKLKDFNIMDKAGGPNNVYQENFTAVNVNDSTLEIHFYSAGEGLDQGPLISAISVTPEYKLHKQLSPLHIALITVASIIVFVLLLLLFAWMMGWLGTDHLQEIDIGLEKPVTLKQLKDATRNFSQRNEIGQGGFGTVYKAEVQGKIVAVKKLSSHSEERIIQLKNEFYNLKSMSQENLVQLLDVYNTKGLHLLIYEYMQNKSLAHALFDPKSKLKLDWEARFNICLGIARGLVYLHEHPRLKMVHRDIKSANILLDGNLKAKISDFGLASLYTEDDQFKFIKVEMPEGYMAPEYVRGVVTSKADVYSFGVVILETVSGRKNAGHKRDSQETEFLLDTACDLQRKGKLVDLVDKTLSNKYDAKQAIIILNLAVKCINISPTLRPTMSEVVSVLVGDKKIEEICSSALIEDINDPHVKEIAEFAVSEYNKKSGKKLELQSLVKGETQVVPGENYKLVIAVTDNSSVAKYEGVVYERIWEHTRELLSFNSHIAQVDSSVSMEVTSRVSTSSNLIKGEDETEHISECTP
- the LOC133710492 gene encoding probable LRR receptor-like serine/threonine-protein kinase At1g53420 isoform X4; amino-acid sequence: MGTEASLRLVSKLIILCLIFTLWQLGSEFKYQSTAQPMPDEEVRALKEIAYKLELEGRMFDEGSLCNGSSDVGVYCDCSSGTICHVKYIFHILSDSNLPARGLSGVIPEEFANLTYLRSLYLNNNQLTGPIPASLGKLSLLFRLDLSNNQLTGSIPASLGNMKFQALSEGWSLDRRVGIEFTLDLSGNQLSGSIPATLGNLTLSSVISDPEAYRLIVKLKQYDSAYVTSSFHMSLSNNQLTGPIPKSLGNLTFADTIDLHGNFLNASIPASLGAVTFLRSLTLGSNSITGTLPKSFANLTSLKTFSVSGNYLSGPLPDFIANWTSITELYLNGNNFQGKIPAGIFNLSHLGILAISDVEDSHFQFPPSTQVTSSFRILILRNCSITGQIPYYIGNMSSLSNLDLSFNSLTGSIPDSLKNLDLSYLSFSNNMLTGEVPNWIQNAVWSKMDLSYNNFSKLTFKPSTKLDLNLFSCCCNSSTCLPDTMDPTRIKEKYCPPEKPNYHSLFINCGGGQTFDIVDGNVYDQDNDTSQFYLSPKGNWARSSAGSTVDQNYASNSSIFLKSVRCGLSSEAHLYDRARTSPVSLKYYGFCLRGGKYSVTLHFAEIIDEDNDHRSTNKRVFDVYIQGERKLKDFNIMDKAGGPNNVYQENFTAVNVNDSTLEIHFYSAGEGLDQGPLISAISVTPEYKLHKQLSPLHIALITVASIIVFVLLLLLFAWMMGWLGTDHLQEIDIGLEKPVTLKQLKDATRNFSQRNEIGQGGFGTVYKAEVQGKIVAVKKLSSHSEERIIQLKNEFYNLKSMSQENLVQLLDVYNTKGLHLLIYEYMQNKSLAHALFDPKSKLKLDWEARFNICLGIARGLVYLHEHPRLKMVHRDIKSANILLDGNLKAKISDFGLASLYTEDDQFKFIKVEMPEGYMAPEYVRGVVTSKADVYSFGVVILETVSGRKNAGHKRDSQETEFLLDTACDLQRKGKLVDLVDKTLSNKYDAKQAIIILNLAVKCINISPTLRPTMSEVVSVLVGDKKIEEICSSALIEDINDPHVKEIAEFAVSEYNKKSGKKLELQSLVKGETQVVPGENYKLVIAVTDNSSVAKYEGVVYERIWEHTRELLSFNSHIAQVDSSVSMEVTSRVSTSSNLIKGEDETEHISECTP
- the LOC133710492 gene encoding probable LRR receptor-like serine/threonine-protein kinase At1g53420 isoform X5 — translated: MGTEASLRLVSKLIILCLIFTLWQLGSEFKYQSTAQPMPDEEVRALKEIAYKLELEGRMFDEGSLCNGSSDVGVYCDCSSGTICHVKYINLPARGLSGVIPEEFANLTYLRSLYLNNNQLTGPIPASLGKLSLLFRLDLSNNQLTGSIPASLGNMKFQALSEGWSLDRRVGIEFTLDLSGNQLSGSIPATLGNLTLSSVISDPEAYRLIVKLKQYDSAYVTSSFHMSLSNNQLTGPIPKSLGNLTFADTIDLHGNFLNASIPASLGAVTFLRSLTLGSNSITGTLPKSFANLTSLKTFSVSGNYLSGPLPDFIANWTSITELYLNGNNFQGKIPAGIFNLSHLGILAISDVEDSHFQFPPSTQVTSSFRILILRNCSITGQIPYYIGNMSSLSNLDLSFNSLTGSIPDSLKNLDLSYLSFSNNMLTGEVPNWIQNAVWSKMDLSYNNFSKLTFKPSTKLDLNLFSCCCNSSTCLPDTMDPTRIKEKYCPPEKPNYHSLFINCGGGQTFDIVDGNVYDQDNDTSQFYLSPKGNWARSSAGSTVDQNYASNSSIFLKSVRCGLSSEAHLYDRARTSPVSLKYYGFCLRGGKYSVTLHFAEIIDEDNDHRSTNKRVFDVYIQGERKLKDFNIMDKAGGPNNVYQENFTAVNVNDSTLEIHFYSAGEGLDQGPLISAISVTPEYKLHKQLSPLHIALITVASIIVFVLLLLLFAWMMGWLGTDHLQEIDIGLEKPVTLKQLKDATRNFSQRNEIGQGGFGTVYKAEVQGKIVAVKKLSSHSEERIIQLKNEFYNLKSMSQENLVQLLDVYNTKGLHLLIYEYMQNKSLAHALFDPKSKLKLDWEARFNICLGIARGLVYLHEHPRLKMVHRDIKSANILLDGNLKAKISDFGLASLYTEDDQFKFIKVEMPEGYMAPEYVRGVVTSKADVYSFGVVILETVSGRKNAGHKRDSQETEFLLDTACDLQRKGKLVDLVDKTLSNKYDAKQAIIILNLAVKCINISPTLRPTMSEVVSVLVGDKKIEEICSSALIEDINDPHVKEIAEFAVSEYNKKSGKKLELQSLVKGETQVVPGENYKLVIAVTDNSSVAKYEGVVYERIWEHTRELLSFNSHIAQVDSSVSMEVTSRVSTSSNLIKGEDETEHISECTP